A window of Chryseobacterium aquaeductus genomic DNA:
AAGATAAATTTATCTATACTCCAGATCAGGAAAAGACAGATTTTCATAAAGCTTTAGAAATTATTTCAGAGAAAGGCTTCAAAAATATCGATATTTTTGGAGGAAGTGGAGGAGAGCAGGATCATTTTTTGGGAAATCTTACGGTTGCTTATTCATTTAAAGAAAATTTAATCATAAAATTTTATGATGACTTTTCAGAATATTTCTTTATTCCAAAATCGTTTGTTTTAAAAAATGTGAAAGATAAACTCATTTCACTATATCCTTTTCCAACGGCTGAAAATATTACTACAAAAGGTTTGAACTGGTGTTTAAGTAATGAAAATCTGAGCATTACCTCAAGAATAGGAACGAGAAATTTTGCAATTGAAGATGAGGTTTTGATCAAATATGAAAAAGGCGATTTACTCGTATTTGTAGGAAACAAATATCTCTGATTTTTACAAAGAAAATAACGATTTTAGTAATTTCAAATCTGTGAAAACTTTAATAAAATTTAAAACTAAAAAATCAAACTTTTTTAGCAATTTTGCATTCTTAATTCACTTGTCAGAAAATGAAAATAAAATACTCGGAACTTATTGATCAGACATTGTATTTTCCCACGGAAGAATTCAATGTTTCTGAGAACAATTTGTCTTTTCACGACATTCCGCTAATGGAAGTTGTTGAGAAGTTTGGAACGCCTCTTAAGGTAAGTTACCTCCCGAAGATTTCTCAGAATATTCAAAGAGCAAAAGGCTGGTTCAAAGAAGCTTTTGAGAAGATCGATTACAAAAAAAATTACAGATACTGCTATTGTACAAAATCTAGTCACTTCAAATTTGTAATTGAAGAGGCATTGAAGAATGATATTTCTATCGAAACGTCTTCAGCTTACGATATGGATATTGTAAAATCCCTCTATAATGAAGGGAAAGTAGATAAAAATATTGAAGTAATCTGCAACGGTTTTAAAACTGACGATTATCTGGCGAAAATTTCAGATATGATCAACAGTGGTTTTGAAAACATCACTCCGATTTTGGACAATTACCGCGAATTGGATAAGTTGACTGAAAGTATTGATTCCACTTTCGACATCGGAATCAGAATTGCATCCGAGGAAGAACCGAAGTTTGAATTTTATACCTCAAGATTAGGAATCGGATATAAAGATATTATCCCATACTATAGCCAGAAAATTGCAGAACATCCGAACGCAAGGCTAAAAATGCTACACTTTTTCATCAATACCGGAATCAAAGACACAGCATATTATTGGAACGAATTATACAAATGTCTTCGTGTGTATGCACGTTTGAAAAAAATTGCTCCTGAAGTAAACTCATTAAATATCGGTGGTGGTTTTCCTATCAAAACTTCTCTGAATTTTGATTATGATTATCAATATATGGTGGAAGAAATCGTTTCTCAGATTAAAAAATTCTGTGAGGAAGAAGGAGTAGAAGAGCCAAATATTTATACAGAATTTGGAAGTTTTACTGTTGGTGAAAGTGGTGCAAATTTGTACAAAATCATTTCCCAAAAACGCCAGAACGACAGAGAAAAATGGAATATGATCGATTCATCTTTCATGACTACACTTCCCGACACTTGGGCGATTTCAAGACACTTTATTATGCTTCCTCTGAATCGTTGGGAAGATTCTTATGAGAGAGTTTTCTTGGGCGGACTAACTTGTGATTCAGATGATTACTATAATTCTGAACAACATACTAATGCTATATATTTACCTGTTTTCAGCGATACAAAACCTTTGTATATTGGCTTTTTTCATACCGGAGCATATCAGGAAACAATTGGTGGTTATGGCGGAGTACATCATTGCTTAATGCCTCAGCCGAGACATATTCTGATTCAGAAAGATGAAAATGGTGAATTTCAATATGAAATCTTTAGAGAAAGACAGGAACCTGAGGATATCTTGAAGATATTGGGTTACTAAGTCATTCAATAGGAACGGGCTTTAGCCCGTTTTCATAGAATAAAAAAAATCAATTGGCTTTAGCCAAAACTTAGAAAAAACGGCTCTCGAAAATTTGAGAGCCGTTTTTATGTCTAAAAGAATTTAGAAATTTTACCAACCTCCAATTCAGAATAATCAGAAACAATAATATTTGCCAGACTATAATCCTGATTGTGCGTATGGAAACTCTTATATGCAGCACAAAAAATATTCGCTCTGTGTGCCGCCAAAATTCCATTCGTAGAGTCTTCTATGACCATACAGTTTTCGGTATTTTTACCAGCTATTTCAGCAGATTTCAGAAAGATTTCAGGATGAGGTTTAGATTCTTTCAAATCTGCACCGCTTATTTTTCCGCTGAAATATTTTTCTAAACCAAACTTTTCAAAAACCATATTGATGGTCGTCATTGTTGCCGACGAAGCCAAAATTAATGTAATTCCATTTTCATAATAATGCTCGATTAGTTTTCTGACTCCGGGAATCAGATCAAATTCTTCATCATTATAAAAATAATCTTTGAAATGAGCTCTTTTTATCGTCGCTATATCTTCGTGGTTGTGAGAAAGACTAAATTCACTGATTAAAGTTTCGCAAACTCTTTTTGTGGAAGCACCTGTAAATGAAGTGTAAAGACTTTCGGAAACGGAAACTTCAAGTTGGTCAAATGTTTTGAAATAAGCTTTTCTATGTAATGGTTCTGTATCTACAATTACGCCATCCATATCTAACAGCACAGCTTTTAATGACATAAAATTTTAATTTGTGCAAAAATAATGTTTTAATATTTAAAGATTGAATGATTTAAAAAAAATCAAAAACCCATCATTTATAACGTGCAACTTTAAAAACTTACAATTTCTTCTTCTTATCTTTGCAAGGAATCTTTAATCGTTCAATCATTTAATTTTTAATCATAAAACATGAAAACATACGCAGGAATTCCTGAAGAAAATGCTTCGTTAGAAAATTCAAAAGTAGTTTTGGTAACAGTTCCTTATGACGGAACATCAACTTGGGGAAAAGGTGCCGACAAAGGTCCTGAATTATTTCTCGATGCTTCTGAAAACATGGAATTGTATGACATCGAAACAGGAACTGAACCTTATTTGGAGGGAGTTTATTTAGCAGGAGAAGTTTCTGAAAATTCAACACCCGAAGCAATGACCGAGGCAGTTTATCAAAAAACGAAGGAGCTTTTGGCAACCGATAAATTATTCACGCTTTTTGGTGGCGAACATTCAGTTTCTATTGGTTCGATTCGTGCGGTTGGAGAGAAGTTTGAAAACTTGACGGTTCTACAATTGGACGCTCACACAGATCTTCGTCCGGAATTTCACGGCTCTACTTCCAATCATGCTTGTGCGGTTTTTGAAGCTAATCAAAAGCATAATTTGGTACAAGTGGGAATCCGTTCTATGGACGTTGAGGAAGTTGAATATTTACCGGAAGGACGAGTGTTTTTCGCTCACGAAATTGCCAATAACGAAAACTGGGTAAACGATGTTTTGGAGAAAGTTTCAGGAAACGTGTACATCACAATCGACTTAGATGCTTTTGATCCGTCAATTGCTCCGTCTACAGGAACTCCTGAACCAGGAGGATTACAATGGTATCCAACTTTAGAATTATTAAGAAAGGTTTTCGAAAAATGTAATGTGGTAGCATTTGATATTGTTGAATTGATGGATTCTGCGTATTCAAAACCAAGTGCTTTCTTAGCGGCTAAACTTTATTACAAAATGTTGGCGTATTATCACATCAACAAAGACTAAAATTATTTAGAAACTGATTTAATAGTAAAAGATTAAACACATAAGTCATAGAGAGTTTTAATTTGACTGTGTATATTTAGAACATATAAGCTTTGAAAATCTTTGATTTTCTCTTCGGTGTTCTAAATATTTTCAAAGTATTAAATTAAAACTAATGTGACTTATGTTTTAAAAATATACTTTATAAAGTTTCTAAAATTCCGCAGGAAACGGATTTTTTCTTTCAATTTTTCTTTGGAAATTTGTGATATAAAATAAAAGGAATGTCCACACAAGACGAAATAGATTATCAGAGAATTGCCAAAGCAATCGATTTTATTCAAAGCAATTTTAAGCTTCAGCCCAATTTGGATGAGGTTGCTGAAAGAGTAAATTTGAGTCCGGCACATTTTCAGAAAATATTCACAGATTGGGCAGGAACAAGTCCGAAAAAGTTTTTGCAGTTCATCAGTCTTGAACATGCAAAAAGTTTATTGAAAGAAGAAAAAGCAACGCTGTTTGATGCAGCATTAGAGACCGGACTGTCGAGTACGAGCAGATTGCACGATTTATTTGTGAAAATTGAAGGAATGTCGCCTTCGGAATATAAAAACGGCGGAAAAAATTTAAATATTAATTACAGTTTTTCCGAAAGTCCGTTTGGTAAAATCATCACAGCTTCTACAGAAAAAGGAATCTGTTTTATGGCTTTCACCGAAAATAAAGAAAATGCATTGAGAGATTTAGTCAATAAATTTCCCAATGCATCTTTTTTTGAAAAAAACGATGAGTTTCAGCAAAATGCACTATCGATTTTTAATAAAGACTGGACGAAATTGAATACCATTAAATTGCATCTTAAAGGAACAGATTTTCAGCTTAAAGTCTGGGAAAGTTTACTTAAAATTCCACTAGGGAAATTGTCAACTTACGGAAATTTAGCGAATGAAATTGGAAATCCCAAAGCTTCAAGAGCGGTGGGAACTGCGATTGGAAGTAATCCTGTAGCATTTTTGATTCCTTGTCACCGTGTGATTCAATCATCCGGAAAAATCGGCGGTTATATGTGGGGAAGTGACAGAAAGCAAATGATGATCGGCTGGGAAAGTGCGAAAGTTTACTTGGAAGATTAGACTTGAATTATTTTTTGAACCATTAAGATTTGTTTTTAAGAAGTTAAGTTTAATTAAGAAAAAATCAAATAGATTTTTAGTAAATAAGCTGCTTAAAGCGAAGCTCAACTTTAACCATATCAACTACTTAATAGAATCTTAATGGTTCAAAATTAAATATTTAAACTAATGAATAATTTATTTGATAGCACACCAGATTTCCCAATCAACATTCTTCCCAAAGATGGAGTTACAGAATACTACGGAAAGATTTTTTCTGATGCTGAATGTGAAAAATATTATCAGTATTTGTTTAATCAAATCCCTTGGGAAAATGATGAAGCGGTCATTTTCGGAAAGCTGATTATTACTAAAAGAAAAGTGGCGTGGTTTGGCGAAAAAAAATTTGAATATACTTATTCCAACAGAACAAAATATGCTAAAATCTGGACTCCGGAATTATTAGCTTTAAAACAAAAATGCGAAGAAGTTTCTGGAGAAACTTACAATTCTTGTTTGTTGAATTTATACCATGACGGAAACGAAGGAATGGCGTACCACAGCGATGGCGAGAAAGACTTAAAAAAACATGGGGCAATCGCTTCTCTCACTTTTGGTGCCGAAAGAAAATTTTCTTTCAAGCATAAATTATCAAAAGAAAGAATTGATATTATGCTGGAAAACGGAAGTTTATTGGTGATGAAAGGCACAACTCAGGAAAACTGGTTGCACAGACTTCCGCCAACCAAAAAAGTAACAAAGCCGAGAGTGAATCTTACTTTCAGAACTATTGAGGAATAAAAATAGCAGTGTAAATCACACCGCTATCCTTTATAATATTAATTTACCTCTAACCTCTAACTATTTCAAAACCTCAACTTCAATCGCAGAATCTTCAAAAATTTTAATAAAAGCTTTTGTATAATCTTCTTTTGTCGCCATATTCGGATTGTCTAAAAACTTTTGTGGATTTACCGAGAAAAGTGGAAACCAAGTCGAAGAAATTTGGATCTGAATTTTGTGACCTTTCTTAAACGTATGAACAACATCCTGCAATCTGAAATTCACAGCAGTTTTCTGATTCGCAATCAAAGCTTCAGGTTTTTCTTTTGAATTTCTGAATCTTGCAGGCATGATTTCACTTCGTACCATTTGATGATAATTTCCGTAAATAACGCCGTCTTTCTTCTGTTCAGGTTTAAAATCTTCAGGATAAACATCAATCAGTTTTACGGCAAAATCTGCGTCTGTAGATGAAGAAGCAACAAATAATTTAGCCATGATTTCTCCTGCAAAAGTCATGTCTTCCGTCAAAACATCTGTTGTGAAAGTCAGAACATCAGGTCTTCCGACTGCAAATCTCTGGTCTTCCGACATGTAATTTCGGGGAGTAAATCCGTTAAAATCTTTAAGATTATCCGAACTTAAAACCGGATTGTTTGGGTCACTATAATATTCTGAAACATCTTGTCCGGCTGTGTTTTTTAAAGTTTCATTCGCTAAATAGAAGTTGACTTTCTGAGAATTTTTTGGTGGATATTGAGCAAACTCTCTCCATTCTTTGGCTCCGGTGTCATACATCATCGCTTCGGGCAAACCGGCATCTTGTTTTGTATTTCCTTTCAAATAATGATTAAAAAATTTGGTTTCCAAATTCTTTTGGTAATAAGTCGCGATGCTGTCACCAAAATAAATTTGGTTATGAAAATGTTTTCCATCTTCACGTCCCCAGCCACCATGAGAAAATGGTCCCATGACAATGGTATTTTTAGCTTTTGGACTTGTTTTTTCGATCGTTTTATAAATATTCAAAGGTCCGAAAAGATCTTCTGCGTCATACCAACCTCCGACAGTCATTACGGCATGATTGATATTTTTAAGATGAGGTAAAAGACTTCTTTTCTGCCAGTATTCATCGTAATTCGGGTGATTCATAATTTCGGTCATGAAGAAGTTGTCTTTGTAATATTTGTCATATCCATCTTTCAAAGTTCCCATTTCTCTGTAGAATTTGAGACCGTCTTCTGAAGTAGGTTTGATCATCGAATCTGAATACCAAGCTTTGTTTTCCGCCTTTGTTTTCTGCACTCCGAAAACCGGGAATGTTCTGAAATAGCCCAGCATAAATTTTCCGTTATGAAGAAAATCGTCATTCCAGAAATCTGAAATGGGAGCCTGAGGTGATGAAGCCACCAAAGCCGGATGCTGCGCCAAAGTTCCTACAACGGTATAAAATCCGGGGTATGAAGTTCCGTATTGACCGATTTTTCCGTTGTTATCTTTGATGTTTTTGATCAGCCAATCGATGGTGTCGTAAGTATCGGTACTTTCGTCGACATCTTTTTTCGTTTTGCGTTCAACCTGCGGCGTCATATTCGTGAAAGTACCTTCACTCATATATCTTCCGCGAACGTCCTGGTAAACAAAAATATATTTTTCGTTCATCAGATATTTATTCGGGCCGACACTTCTGCGGTATTCATTTTCACCATACGGCGCAATGCTGTAGCAGGTTCTCTGCATCAGAAAAGGATATTTTTGTTTTTTCGAAATATCTTTTGGAATATAAACAGCCGTGAAAAGTTTCACACCGTCACGCATCGTGATGTAAAATTCTTTTTTGGTAAAATTTTCTTTGACGAAAATGTCTGTCAGCTGAGTCTGCGCATTCCCAAAAAAGAAAAGCAAAATAAGTAAAAATGAATATCGGATGTTCATAGATGAAATTTGTGGCTAATTTAAAAATAAAAAACGTGCATTTATTTCATAGGTACTCAATTCTTTGAAAATGATTGATATAAAATATTTAACTAAATTTATAAATGCTAAACAGTTTACATCATGAATTACACAATATCCTTTCAGAAAAGAACGAAGTAAGGTATGGAGCAGTTATCCAAGCAGTCGCCCACCACCTTGGAAATGGCAAGAAGACAGTCGCAGATATTGAAGACGAAAAGCGTGTCAAAAGAGAAGAAGCAGAGAAGCTGAAGAAGTATATTGCTGAATAAAAAAGGAAAAATGACCAGAATTGCTCCTGGCCATTTTCAAATATATAAAAGTTGGTTTGGTTCTTATTTGGTTTCCATCTTTTTTCCTGCAAACTTATTCAGTTTCATGGTTAGTGAAAACATTATGTAGCGTCTCAAAATAAGATCTTCACGGTCTTCAAAGTTGGTTGGGGCGATCGTTCTTCTCCAGCTTTGGTTTAGCACATCATATAATTTTACCTTCGCTGTCAGCTGTTTTTTAAAGAATATCCCAAACTCGTGTTCCAGAAATAAAAATCTCTCTTGAAACCTGGTGCAATGTTCGACGTCGTGTTGTATTCAAAATCATTGCCAAACACGAGGTTTGTTTTATCTGAACCGTAGCCTAATTTTCATCTTTTAGTTTTGATGCGCAAAAGTATAAAAAAAACATCCCTAAAAAGGGATGTTAAATGTTAAATATTTCTAAAAACAGTGAGTTTCTTATAAACTTATGCTTTTAAATATCTAGAATAGGCGTAACCTTCCTGTCCATCGTCAGTTTTTACTTTCCACCAGTCGTCAGAAGTCTGCTCAACAAGAGTAACTGAAGAGCCTTTTGCAGCTTTACCTACAACAGCAGCTTCGGTAGAAGGCTCTTGTCTGATATTTAGGTTAGAATCTTCTGTTGCAATCGTAAGTATAGCACCAGCTGCAAGACCTGCAACTTGTACATCGATATTAATGTCTGAAGCAGAGTAAGTAGAATCAATAGCTCCCAAAGCATTCCAAACTGCATCTTTTGCTGCAGTATTAGAAGCATTTCCCGAAACATAAAGAATTCCGTCTTGTTCCTGAACCTGAAGATTAGAAACTCCTGCAGACTGAGCCGCAGAAACTACACTCGAATATTTATCTTGTAATGTGCTCATTTTTAATTATTTTACAGTATAATTAAAATTTACTTTTCCAACTTTCAAAGCGTCTACAGATTCTTTGATTTTTCTAGCTTGTGCAGAAGATGCAGTTCCCGTCAAAGTCAATTCTCCGTTTACTACTTCCACATTTACAGATGGGAAATCTTTCAAAGCGTCTTTCACTTTTTGCTGAACCATAGGATCTACAGCTGAAGTAGTTGTAACAGGCTCTGGTGCTGTTACTACCGGAGCTACAGTCGCCATATCATGAACGTCTTTTACACCTTTAATTTCTTTTAGAGATTTAATAGCTGCATCTTTTTCAGCTTGTGAAGAAAATGTACCACCTAGATGGGCTACACCTTCTTTTACTTCTACGGTTGCTGCAGGATTGGCTGTAACAATTGTAGTTGCTTGTGTCTGGAGATCAGCGTCAGATACCTTCTTTTTGCACGAAATACTTCCAAACGATATTGCCAAAGCTAAGGCAGACATTGCGATTGTTTTTTTCATAATTGATTTTGTTTAATGTTTTAATTACACTCAAATGTAATAATAAAATTTGTACCATTTATCTAAAAAAATAAATAAATATGTGAAGATTTTATTTTAATGTTGTCATAATCTGTAAGTTAATTTTTGAAATTGCTAATTAATAACAGTTTTCATAAAGTGTTACTCATCATCAATAAAACCATTATATTTGCGACTATTGAACTAAAGATATGAAAGGACAAAATAAATTATTCATTGCAATCATTGTTGCATTATTAGTGGGTGTTGCAATCGGCGGATTTGTACATATTCAATATCCGGATAGTGCAAAACCATTTTCTGATAACATTAAACTTTTAGGAACAGTCTTTATTAGATTGGTACAGATGATTATTGCGCCATTGGTTTTCACCACATTGGTTGTAGGAATTGCCAAAATGAGTGATCTGAAAATGATTGGCAGGGTAGGATCAAAAGCGATGCTATGGTTTATTTCTGCTTCTCTCATTTCTCTTTTTATAGGTTTGATCTTGGTAAATTGGCTTGAACCTGGCCACGTAACGAAACTTCCGATTCAGGATGCAGCCTCTGCCGATGAACTGTTGAAATCGAGTAAAGGTTTTTCATTAGAAGATTTCGTAAAACATATTATTCCTAAAAGTATTTTTGAAGCATTTGCTACCAACGAAGTCCTGCAAATTGTTGTTTTCTCGATTATGTTTGGCGTTGCTTTGGCTAATTTGGGAGATGAATATGCACAACCTGTCATCAAATTATTTGATGTAATTGCTCATGCAATTCTTAAAATGGTAGGGTATATCATGTGGTTTGCGCCACTTGGTGTTTTAGGTGCAATTGCAGCCGTAGTTGCCACCAATGGTTTTGAAATTTTTAAAGTGTACGCCATTTATCTTCGAGACTTTTTCTTTGCGATTGCAGTTTTGTGGGCAGTTTTACTAATCGTTGGATATTTAATTTTAGGAAACCGTTTGTTTGAATTATTAAGAAGAATAAAATCACCATTGCTAATTGCATTTTCAACCACAAGTTCAGAAGCTGTTTTTCCTAAATTGGTTGAGGAATTAGAAAGATTCGGATGTAACAATAGAGTAGTCTCATTTATATTGCCTTTAGGGTATTCGTTCAATTTGGATGGAAGCATGATGTACATGACGTTTGCATCGATTTTCATTGCTCAGATTTACGGAATCGATATGTCTGTTGGTCAGCAAATTACAATGCTTTTAGTTTTGATGTTGACTTCAAAAGGAATTGCCGGAGTTCCGAGAGCTTCTTTGGTAATCATCGTGGCAACCTGTTCTATGTTTGGAATTCCGCCGGAAGGAATTGCCTTAATTTTACCTATCGATCACTTTTGCGATATGGCGAGAAGTATGACGAATGTTTTAGGAAATGCTTTGGCGACTTCTGCCGTTTCAAAATGGGAAGGACAGCTTGATAATCATGGTGGAGATATGTAAAAAGTCAATTTATCTAAAGATAGTGAATGGTCAATAGAGAATTTCTTTTCTGTTGACCATTTTTTTATGAAATTTGTATTACTTTGCTGAGTGAAACGCCTTTGCGAAAGAAAAATATTTTCGATGATTTAAATTAAAAATTTGCGAACCTTGCGTTAAAAATAGATTAAAACCTATCATTAAATGAATTTACAACAACATAAAAATACAATTGCTGAT
This region includes:
- a CDS encoding BON domain-containing protein, with protein sequence MKKTIAMSALALAISFGSISCKKKVSDADLQTQATTIVTANPAATVEVKEGVAHLGGTFSSQAEKDAAIKSLKEIKGVKDVHDMATVAPVVTAPEPVTTTSAVDPMVQQKVKDALKDFPSVNVEVVNGELTLTGTASSAQARKIKESVDALKVGKVNFNYTVK
- the speB gene encoding agmatinase, giving the protein MKTYAGIPEENASLENSKVVLVTVPYDGTSTWGKGADKGPELFLDASENMELYDIETGTEPYLEGVYLAGEVSENSTPEAMTEAVYQKTKELLATDKLFTLFGGEHSVSIGSIRAVGEKFENLTVLQLDAHTDLRPEFHGSTSNHACAVFEANQKHNLVQVGIRSMDVEEVEYLPEGRVFFAHEIANNENWVNDVLEKVSGNVYITIDLDAFDPSIAPSTGTPEPGGLQWYPTLELLRKVFEKCNVVAFDIVELMDSAYSKPSAFLAAKLYYKMLAYYHINKD
- a CDS encoding HAD family hydrolase, with product MSLKAVLLDMDGVIVDTEPLHRKAYFKTFDQLEVSVSESLYTSFTGASTKRVCETLISEFSLSHNHEDIATIKRAHFKDYFYNDEEFDLIPGVRKLIEHYYENGITLILASSATMTTINMVFEKFGLEKYFSGKISGADLKESKPHPEIFLKSAEIAGKNTENCMVIEDSTNGILAAHRANIFCAAYKSFHTHNQDYSLANIIVSDYSELEVGKISKFF
- a CDS encoding type III PLP-dependent enzyme domain-containing protein codes for the protein MKIKYSELIDQTLYFPTEEFNVSENNLSFHDIPLMEVVEKFGTPLKVSYLPKISQNIQRAKGWFKEAFEKIDYKKNYRYCYCTKSSHFKFVIEEALKNDISIETSSAYDMDIVKSLYNEGKVDKNIEVICNGFKTDDYLAKISDMINSGFENITPILDNYRELDKLTESIDSTFDIGIRIASEEEPKFEFYTSRLGIGYKDIIPYYSQKIAEHPNARLKMLHFFINTGIKDTAYYWNELYKCLRVYARLKKIAPEVNSLNIGGGFPIKTSLNFDYDYQYMVEEIVSQIKKFCEEEGVEEPNIYTEFGSFTVGESGANLYKIISQKRQNDREKWNMIDSSFMTTLPDTWAISRHFIMLPLNRWEDSYERVFLGGLTCDSDDYYNSEQHTNAIYLPVFSDTKPLYIGFFHTGAYQETIGGYGGVHHCLMPQPRHILIQKDENGEFQYEIFRERQEPEDILKILGY
- a CDS encoding dicarboxylate/amino acid:cation symporter yields the protein MKGQNKLFIAIIVALLVGVAIGGFVHIQYPDSAKPFSDNIKLLGTVFIRLVQMIIAPLVFTTLVVGIAKMSDLKMIGRVGSKAMLWFISASLISLFIGLILVNWLEPGHVTKLPIQDAASADELLKSSKGFSLEDFVKHIIPKSIFEAFATNEVLQIVVFSIMFGVALANLGDEYAQPVIKLFDVIAHAILKMVGYIMWFAPLGVLGAIAAVVATNGFEIFKVYAIYLRDFFFAIAVLWAVLLIVGYLILGNRLFELLRRIKSPLLIAFSTTSSEAVFPKLVEELERFGCNNRVVSFILPLGYSFNLDGSMMYMTFASIFIAQIYGIDMSVGQQITMLLVLMLTSKGIAGVPRASLVIIVATCSMFGIPPEGIALILPIDHFCDMARSMTNVLGNALATSAVSKWEGQLDNHGGDM
- a CDS encoding SH3 domain-containing protein, which codes for MSTLQDKYSSVVSAAQSAGVSNLQVQEQDGILYVSGNASNTAAKDAVWNALGAIDSTYSASDINIDVQVAGLAAGAILTIATEDSNLNIRQEPSTEAAVVGKAAKGSSVTLVEQTSDDWWKVKTDDGQEGYAYSRYLKA
- a CDS encoding alpha-ketoglutarate-dependent dioxygenase AlkB family protein, with amino-acid sequence MNNLFDSTPDFPINILPKDGVTEYYGKIFSDAECEKYYQYLFNQIPWENDEAVIFGKLIITKRKVAWFGEKKFEYTYSNRTKYAKIWTPELLALKQKCEEVSGETYNSCLLNLYHDGNEGMAYHSDGEKDLKKHGAIASLTFGAERKFSFKHKLSKERIDIMLENGSLLVMKGTTQENWLHRLPPTKKVTKPRVNLTFRTIEE
- a CDS encoding thiamine diphosphokinase; this translates as MNKKVLLFINGDAPKSLPNIENYDLIACTDGAFHYLKQLRFPLEKLNFISGDFDSHSGADENVYEDKFIYTPDQEKTDFHKALEIISEKGFKNIDIFGGSGGEQDHFLGNLTVAYSFKENLIIKFYDDFSEYFFIPKSFVLKNVKDKLISLYPFPTAENITTKGLNWCLSNENLSITSRIGTRNFAIEDEVLIKYEKGDLLVFVGNKYL
- a CDS encoding bifunctional helix-turn-helix domain-containing protein/methylated-DNA--[protein]-cysteine S-methyltransferase, whose amino-acid sequence is MSTQDEIDYQRIAKAIDFIQSNFKLQPNLDEVAERVNLSPAHFQKIFTDWAGTSPKKFLQFISLEHAKSLLKEEKATLFDAALETGLSSTSRLHDLFVKIEGMSPSEYKNGGKNLNINYSFSESPFGKIITASTEKGICFMAFTENKENALRDLVNKFPNASFFEKNDEFQQNALSIFNKDWTKLNTIKLHLKGTDFQLKVWESLLKIPLGKLSTYGNLANEIGNPKASRAVGTAIGSNPVAFLIPCHRVIQSSGKIGGYMWGSDRKQMMIGWESAKVYLED
- a CDS encoding CocE/NonD family hydrolase codes for the protein MNIRYSFLLILLFFFGNAQTQLTDIFVKENFTKKEFYITMRDGVKLFTAVYIPKDISKKQKYPFLMQRTCYSIAPYGENEYRRSVGPNKYLMNEKYIFVYQDVRGRYMSEGTFTNMTPQVERKTKKDVDESTDTYDTIDWLIKNIKDNNGKIGQYGTSYPGFYTVVGTLAQHPALVASSPQAPISDFWNDDFLHNGKFMLGYFRTFPVFGVQKTKAENKAWYSDSMIKPTSEDGLKFYREMGTLKDGYDKYYKDNFFMTEIMNHPNYDEYWQKRSLLPHLKNINHAVMTVGGWYDAEDLFGPLNIYKTIEKTSPKAKNTIVMGPFSHGGWGREDGKHFHNQIYFGDSIATYYQKNLETKFFNHYLKGNTKQDAGLPEAMMYDTGAKEWREFAQYPPKNSQKVNFYLANETLKNTAGQDVSEYYSDPNNPVLSSDNLKDFNGFTPRNYMSEDQRFAVGRPDVLTFTTDVLTEDMTFAGEIMAKLFVASSSTDADFAVKLIDVYPEDFKPEQKKDGVIYGNYHQMVRSEIMPARFRNSKEKPEALIANQKTAVNFRLQDVVHTFKKGHKIQIQISSTWFPLFSVNPQKFLDNPNMATKEDYTKAFIKIFEDSAIEVEVLK